One genomic region from Quercus robur chromosome 4, dhQueRobu3.1, whole genome shotgun sequence encodes:
- the LOC126722362 gene encoding uncharacterized protein LOC126722362 → MASPPLPTPKSWFRYFQYEEGRDSPNDARNVLLVVVTLITAVTFQAGVNPPGGVWQDEKYGPNGHKAGRAIYASQKQAYYVFLFSNTLALSTSVLVIMSLTYRFPFHLEVWFATASMLVTYASAVFAVTPDESFRFRYILIASLGPFALRCLIQIFKKYRSLSSN, encoded by the coding sequence ATGGCTAGCCCTCCTCTTCCAACTCCAAAGAGCTGGTTCAGATATTTCCAATATGAGGAAGGAAGGGACTCGCCAAACGATGCGCGAAACGTTCTCTTAGTAGTTGTCACACTCATTACTGCAGTGACCTTTCAAGCTGGGGTTAACCCCCCTGGAGGGGTTTGGCAAGATGAAAAATATGGTCCAAATGGACACAAAGCAGGAAGAGCAATTTATGCGTCTCAAAAACAAGCCTACtatgttttcttgttttctaacACCTTGGCTCTTTCAACATCGGTTCTTGTCATTATGTCCCTCACATATAGGTTCCCTTTCCATTTAGAAGTATGGTTTGCCACAGCTTCAATGCTTGTTACATATGCATCTGCGGTATTTGCTGTCACGCCTGATGAATCTTTTAGATTTCGGTACATCTTGATAGCTTCTCTTGGGCCTTTTGCTTTACGATGTTTgattcaaatattcaaaaagTATAGAAGTTTGAGTTCCAACTAG
- the LOC126722363 gene encoding uncharacterized protein LOC126722363 translates to MDRCIPFKRSRSWFKDFQYDPITDKTVEVRNILLIVATLIAAVTFQAGVNPPGGVWQDDMKKNQTLCDEKSNQGLPSDPSCAIIHAAGTAIYASQTNPFYVFMVFNTVALSTSVLVIMSLTYNFPFHLEVFIATASMLVTYGSAIFAVTPHASHGFRYVLTAAAFPFVLRGLIYMVKWKF, encoded by the coding sequence ATGGATCGCTGCATTCCATTTAAGAGAAGCAGGAGCTGGTTTAAAGACTTCCAATATGACCCAATAACGGACAAGACGGTCGAAGTCCGAAACATTCTGTTGATAGTTGCAACTCTAATTGCAGCAGTGACTTTTCAAGCTGGGGTTAACCCTCCTGGTGGTGTTTGGCAAGATGATATGAAAAAGAATCAGACTTTATGTGATGAAAAAAGTAATCAGGGATTGCCATCTGACCCTTCATGTGCTATAATACATGCTGCAGGGACGGCCATTTACGCGTCTCAAACAAACCCCTTCTATGTTTTCATGGTTTTTAACACTGTGGCACTTTCCACTTCGGTTCTTGTCATTATGTCTCTCACATATAACTTCCCTTTCCATTTAGAAGTATTTATTGCCACAGCTTCAATGCTTGTAACTTACGGATCGGCCATATTTGCCGTCACACCTCATGCATCTCATGGATTTCGGTACGTCCTGACTGCAGCTGCTTTTCCTTTTGTGCTACGAGGTTTGATTTATATGGTCAAgtggaaattttga